In the Malaya genurostris strain Urasoe2022 chromosome 1, Malgen_1.1, whole genome shotgun sequence genome, one interval contains:
- the LOC131426333 gene encoding zinc finger protein 883-like isoform X1 has product MSKASKIQLQKASNRFRAKSKCLSYILTEITLSKMECSFERDGIQKEEESENSPEAFFLSSAPTIDSPIKLEYQICDEEITQKSDLHKDVSVPKGKPVYSCELCGEQFSMKKVLNKHMIVHTENQQFKCDVCGKDFRYYQQLKDHANIHKGERPYNCTECEKNFSSKMMLVQHMHTHTSQRTYKCTVCGKDFHHKTNRSVHMKLHTSERPHKCTVCGKEFAIRTYLTKHMRFHTDDYKHECDVCGKGFVDRTLLKDHQRLHTGERPFKCTVCGKDFVIKGSLTNHMSIHQSENKHKCEVCGKAFNDRSNLTRHKSIHTNEKFKCSICEKDYSTKYELSRHMKIHVDGYKHKCDVCGKGFTCKSLLKDHEFSHTGERPYKCTVCGKDFQGKLNLTLHMRHHASERPYKCAVCGKDFVIGAYLTKHMLTHTDDYMHECDVCGKGFISKSFLKDHKHSHTGERPYKCAVCGKDFQGKQNLNQHMRHHASERPYKCAVCGKDFVIQSFLSKHMSVHEYGYKHNCDICGKGFVTRLLLKEHKNSHTGERPYKCTVCGKDFQAKRNLTQHTRRHTSERPYKCAVCGEDFATKSYLLMHRLIHDHMLRHTASV; this is encoded by the exons ATGTCAAAAGCAAGCAAAATACAACTACAAAAAGCATCAAACCGATTTAGAGCGAAAAGCAAATGTTTATCTTATATATTGACTGAAATCACACTAAG taAAATGGAATGCAGCTTCGAACGAGATGGGATACAAAAAGAGGAAGAATCAGAAAACAGTCCTGAAGCCTTTTTCTTATCGTCCGCTCCAACAATCGATTCCCCAATAAAACTAGAATATCAGATTTGTGATGAGGAAATAACACAGAAAAGTGATCTTCATAAAGACGTTTCAGTACCTAAAGGGAAACCGGTTTATAGTTGCGAACTTTGCGGGGAACAATTTTCAATGAAGAAAGTCCTGAACAAGCACATGATCGTTCATACTGAAAACCAACAATTTAAATGTGATGTGTGTGGTAAAGATTTCCGGTATTATCAGCAACTGAAGGACCACGCAAATATTCACAAAGGAGAGCGTCCGTACAATTGCACTGAATGCGAAAAAAACTTCTCGTCTAAAATGATGCTTGTTCAACACATGCACACTCACACAAGCCAGCGTACGTACAAATGCACTGTATGCGGAAAGGACTTTCATCATAAAACGAATCGTTCTGTACACATGAAACTTCACACAAGCGAGCGACCACACAAATGCACCGTATGCGGGAAAGAGTTCGCCATTAGGACTTACCTAACTAAACACATGCGCTTTCACACGGATGATTATAAGCATGAGTGTGACGTGTGTGGCAAAGGATTTGTGGACAGAACACTCTTGAAAGATCATCAACGTCTCCATACAGGAGAGCGACCGTTCAAATGCACCGTATGTGGAAAAGATTTTGTAATTAAGGGTTCTTTAACTAATCACATGTCTATTCACCAAAGTGAGAACAAACATAAATGCGAAGTGTGTGGCAAAGCATTTAATGATCGTTCTAACCTCACGAGACACAAAAGTATTCATACGAACGAGAAGTTTAAATGCAGCATATGCGAGAAAGATTATAGTACTAAATATGAACTCAGCAGACACATGAAAATTCATGTAGATGGTTACAAGCATAAGTGTGATGTATGCGGCAAAGGATTCACCTGCAAATCACTTTTGAAAGACCACGAATTTAGTCACACTGGTGAACGGCCTTACAAATGCACTGTATGTGGGAAAGATTTTCAAGGTAAACTAAATCTTACTCTACACATGCGCCACCACGCAAGCGAGCGACCGTACAAATGCGCCGTATGTGGAAAAGATTTTGTCATTGGGGCTTACCTAACTAAACACATGCTTACTCACACGGATGATTATATGCATGAGTGTGATGTGTGTGGCAAAGGATTCATCTCCaaatcatttttgaaagacCACAAACACAGTCATACAGGCGAACGACCGTACAAATGCGCCGTATGTGGAAAAGATTTTCAAGGTAAACAAAATCTTAATCAACACATGCGCCACCACGCAAGCGAGCGACCTTACAAATGCGCCGTATGTGGAAAAGATTTTGTCATTCAGTCTTTCCTATCCAAACATATGTCTGTTCATGAATATGGCTACAAACATAACTGTGATATATGCGGCAAAGGATTCGTGACCAGATTACTCTTGAAAGAACACAAAAACAGTCATACAGGAGAGCGACCTTACAAATGCACTGTATGTGGAAAAGATTTTCAAGCTAAACGAAATCTCACTCAACACACCCGCCGTCACACAAGCGAACGACCTTACAAATGCGCCGTATGTGGAGAAGATTTTGCGACCAAGTCTTATCTGTTAATGCACAGGTTAATTCACGACCACATGCTTCGCCACACGGCATCAGTGTGA
- the LOC131426333 gene encoding zinc finger protein 728-like isoform X2: MECSFERDGIQKEEESENSPEAFFLSSAPTIDSPIKLEYQICDEEITQKSDLHKDVSVPKGKPVYSCELCGEQFSMKKVLNKHMIVHTENQQFKCDVCGKDFRYYQQLKDHANIHKGERPYNCTECEKNFSSKMMLVQHMHTHTSQRTYKCTVCGKDFHHKTNRSVHMKLHTSERPHKCTVCGKEFAIRTYLTKHMRFHTDDYKHECDVCGKGFVDRTLLKDHQRLHTGERPFKCTVCGKDFVIKGSLTNHMSIHQSENKHKCEVCGKAFNDRSNLTRHKSIHTNEKFKCSICEKDYSTKYELSRHMKIHVDGYKHKCDVCGKGFTCKSLLKDHEFSHTGERPYKCTVCGKDFQGKLNLTLHMRHHASERPYKCAVCGKDFVIGAYLTKHMLTHTDDYMHECDVCGKGFISKSFLKDHKHSHTGERPYKCAVCGKDFQGKQNLNQHMRHHASERPYKCAVCGKDFVIQSFLSKHMSVHEYGYKHNCDICGKGFVTRLLLKEHKNSHTGERPYKCTVCGKDFQAKRNLTQHTRRHTSERPYKCAVCGEDFATKSYLLMHRLIHDHMLRHTASV, translated from the coding sequence ATGGAATGCAGCTTCGAACGAGATGGGATACAAAAAGAGGAAGAATCAGAAAACAGTCCTGAAGCCTTTTTCTTATCGTCCGCTCCAACAATCGATTCCCCAATAAAACTAGAATATCAGATTTGTGATGAGGAAATAACACAGAAAAGTGATCTTCATAAAGACGTTTCAGTACCTAAAGGGAAACCGGTTTATAGTTGCGAACTTTGCGGGGAACAATTTTCAATGAAGAAAGTCCTGAACAAGCACATGATCGTTCATACTGAAAACCAACAATTTAAATGTGATGTGTGTGGTAAAGATTTCCGGTATTATCAGCAACTGAAGGACCACGCAAATATTCACAAAGGAGAGCGTCCGTACAATTGCACTGAATGCGAAAAAAACTTCTCGTCTAAAATGATGCTTGTTCAACACATGCACACTCACACAAGCCAGCGTACGTACAAATGCACTGTATGCGGAAAGGACTTTCATCATAAAACGAATCGTTCTGTACACATGAAACTTCACACAAGCGAGCGACCACACAAATGCACCGTATGCGGGAAAGAGTTCGCCATTAGGACTTACCTAACTAAACACATGCGCTTTCACACGGATGATTATAAGCATGAGTGTGACGTGTGTGGCAAAGGATTTGTGGACAGAACACTCTTGAAAGATCATCAACGTCTCCATACAGGAGAGCGACCGTTCAAATGCACCGTATGTGGAAAAGATTTTGTAATTAAGGGTTCTTTAACTAATCACATGTCTATTCACCAAAGTGAGAACAAACATAAATGCGAAGTGTGTGGCAAAGCATTTAATGATCGTTCTAACCTCACGAGACACAAAAGTATTCATACGAACGAGAAGTTTAAATGCAGCATATGCGAGAAAGATTATAGTACTAAATATGAACTCAGCAGACACATGAAAATTCATGTAGATGGTTACAAGCATAAGTGTGATGTATGCGGCAAAGGATTCACCTGCAAATCACTTTTGAAAGACCACGAATTTAGTCACACTGGTGAACGGCCTTACAAATGCACTGTATGTGGGAAAGATTTTCAAGGTAAACTAAATCTTACTCTACACATGCGCCACCACGCAAGCGAGCGACCGTACAAATGCGCCGTATGTGGAAAAGATTTTGTCATTGGGGCTTACCTAACTAAACACATGCTTACTCACACGGATGATTATATGCATGAGTGTGATGTGTGTGGCAAAGGATTCATCTCCaaatcatttttgaaagacCACAAACACAGTCATACAGGCGAACGACCGTACAAATGCGCCGTATGTGGAAAAGATTTTCAAGGTAAACAAAATCTTAATCAACACATGCGCCACCACGCAAGCGAGCGACCTTACAAATGCGCCGTATGTGGAAAAGATTTTGTCATTCAGTCTTTCCTATCCAAACATATGTCTGTTCATGAATATGGCTACAAACATAACTGTGATATATGCGGCAAAGGATTCGTGACCAGATTACTCTTGAAAGAACACAAAAACAGTCATACAGGAGAGCGACCTTACAAATGCACTGTATGTGGAAAAGATTTTCAAGCTAAACGAAATCTCACTCAACACACCCGCCGTCACACAAGCGAACGACCTTACAAATGCGCCGTATGTGGAGAAGATTTTGCGACCAAGTCTTATCTGTTAATGCACAGGTTAATTCACGACCACATGCTTCGCCACACGGCATCAGTGTGA
- the LOC131426335 gene encoding zinc finger protein 665-like, translated as MEFCLARDEIPNEQEPENIPVAFCSSSDPTIGSPIKLEYQICDKEFTQESDLHKDVLVAEGEQVYTCEICGEQFSLKKALKKHMIIHTEDKQFKCNVCGKGFQYYQLLKDHTNIHTGERPYNCTTCEKKFSSKNMLINHMRTHTSQRSYKCSVCGKEFAIKDYLARHMSIHQSDYKHKCEVCGKAFYNGANFARHQRIHMNQMFKCTICEKDFSNKYSFSRHMKIHATGYDYKCDVCGRGFQSKLRLKDHENSHTGERPYKCTVCGTDFATQSALSRHGFIHEKDYKYKCEVCGKGMNDRSSFVRHKRVHTNEKYKCTICEKDFSTKYYLITHMKIHVDDYEHKCDVCGKGFIFKSFLKDHEHIHTGERPYKCTVCGKDFHQKRKLSLHMHHHTNERPYKCTVCGKDFTTKYYLNKHMLSHRALV; from the coding sequence ATGGAATTTTGTCTTGCACGAGATGAGATACCAAATGAGCAAGAACCAGAAAACATTCCTGTAGCCTTTTGCTCATCATCCGATCCAACAATCGGTTCCCCAATAAAACTCGAATATCAGATATGTGATAAGGAATTCACACAGGAAAGTGATCTCCATAAAGACGTCTTAGTAGCTGAAGGGGAACAGGTTTATACTTGCGAAATTTGCGGTGAACAATTTTCTTTGAAGAAAGCCTTGAAGAAGCATATGATCATTCATACTGAAGACAAACAGTTTAAGTGTAATGTGTGCGGCAAAGGATTCCAGTATTATCAGCTATTAAAGGACCATACAAATATTCACACTGGAGAGCGTCCGTACAATTGCACTAcatgcgaaaaaaaattctcgtctaAAAATATGCTTATTAATCACATGCGCACTCACACAAGCCAGCGTTCGTACAAATGCAGTGTATGCGGAAAAGAATTTGCCATTAAGGATTACCTAGCTAGACACATGTCTATTCATCAAAGTGATTACAAACATAAGTGCGAAGTGTGTGGCAAAGCCTTTTATAATGGTGCTAACTTCGCGAGACACCAACGCATTCATATGAATCAGATGTTTAAATGCACAATATGCGAGAAAGATTTTTCCAATAAGTATTCTTTCAGCAGACACATGAAAATTCATGCGACCGGTTACGATTATAAGTGTGATGTTTGCGGCAGAGGATTCCAGAGCAAATTACGCTTGAAAGACCATGAAAACAGTCATACAGGAGAGCGACCGTACAAATGCACTGTATGTGGAACAGATTTCGCGACTCAATCTGCCCTTTCCAGACACGGATTTATTCACGAAAAGGATTACAAGTACAAGTGTGAAGTATGTGGTAAAGGCATGAATGATAGATCTAGCTTCGTGAGACACAAACGCGTTCATACGAACGAAAAGTATAAATGCACCATATGCGAGAAAGATTTTTCCACTAAGTATTATCTCATCACACACATGAAAATTCATGTGGATGATTACGAGCATAAGTGTGATGTGTGCGGCAAAGGATTCATCTTCAAATCATTCTTGAAAGACCACGAACATATTCACACAGGTGAACGGCCTTACAAATGCACTGTATGTGGGAAAGACTTTCATCAGAAAAGAAAACTTTCTTTACACATGCACCATCACACAAATGAGCGACCGTACAAATGCACCGTATGTGGAAAAGATTTTACTACTAAGTATTACCTTAATAAGCACATGCTTAGCCACAGGGCATTAGTGTGA
- the LOC131426336 gene encoding zinc finger protein 728-like isoform X2, which translates to MEFCLARDKMLKEEEPENSPVAFSPSSAPAIDSPIKLELQICDEEFSQKSDLRKEGLVRKRVQVYTCEICGEQFSLKKALMKHMIIHTEDKQFKCNVCGKGFQYYQQLKNHTNIHTGERPYNCTACEKKFTYKMLLVQHMHTHTSEHPYKCSVCGKGFPMKGYLTNHMSIHQSKNKHKCEVCGKCFDQRAPLLRHKRVHTNEKFKCSICEKDYSTKYYLSRHMKSHVDGYDYNCGVCGKGFITKSLLKAHEDRHPGDRPYKCTVCGKDFNYERKLSSHMQNHTSERSYKCTVCEKDFTIMAYLTKHMLIHTDDYKYKCDVCGKGFVARTLLKNHARLHTGERPYKCTVCGKEFHIKAYLIRHMHIHQSEYKYKCEVCGKAFHDAANFARHKLIHTNEKFKCTICEKDYFTKHELKRHMNIHVNGYEHKCDVCGKGFISNSLLRDHENSHTGERPYKCTVCGKDFNNKKRISVHMQTHASERPYKCTVCGKDFVVMPYLTKHMRTHTNDYSYECSMCGKGFLTRSLLKDHEHSHTGERPYKCTVCGKDFHGKLNLTHHMRYHTIERPYKCAVCGKEFVLQSILTRHMSAHENNYKHKCDVCGKGFANRLHLEDHGNSHTGERPYKCTVCGKDFADRSYLSKHRLIHESGYRYKCELCGKGMRDSSGFAKHKRLHTDKKYECTMCGNDFTTKNCLNEHMLSHTAQMSA; encoded by the coding sequence ATGGAATTTTGCCTAGCACGAGATAAGATGCTAAAAGAGGAAGAACCAGAAAACAGTCCTGTAGCCTTTTCCCCATCGTCCGCTCCAGCAATCGATTCCCCAATAAAACTCGAATTGCAGATTTGCGATGAGGAATTCTCACAGAAAAGTGATCTTCGTAAAGAAGGGTTAGTACGTAAAAGGGTACAGGTTTATACTTGCGAAATTTGCGGTGAACAATTTTCTTTGAAGAAAGCCTTGATGAAGCATATGATCATTCATACTGAAGACAAACAATTTAAGTGTAATGTGTGTGGCAAAGGATTCCAGTATTACCAGCAATTAAAGAACCACACAAATATTCACACTGGAGAGCGACCGTACAATTGCACTGcatgcgaaaaaaaattcacgtaTAAAATGTTGCTTGTTCAACACATGCACACTCACACAAGCGAGCATCCGTACAAATGCAGTGTATGCGGAAAAGGATTTCCAATGAAGGGTTACTTAACTAATCACATGTCTATTCACCAAAGTAAGAACAAACATAAGTGCGAAGTGTGTGGCAAATGCTTTGATCAGCGTGCTCCACTCTTGAGGCACAAACGCGTTCATACAAACGAGAAGTTCAAATGCTCCATATGCGAGAAAGATTATTCTACTAAGTATTATCTCAGCAGACACATGAAAAGTCATGTGGATGGTTACGATTATAACTGTGGAGTGTGCGGCAAAGGGTTTATCACCAAATCACTTTTGAAAGCCCACGAAGATCGTCACCCAGGTGATCGGCCTTACAAATGTACTGTTTGCGGAAAGGACTTTAATTATGAAAGAAAACTTTCTTCACACATGCAAAATCACACAAGCGAGCGATCTTACAAATGCACCGTATGTGAAAAAGATTTCACCATTATGGCTTACCTAACTAAACACATGCTTATTCACACGGATGATTATAAATATAAGTGCGACGTATGTGGCAAAGGATTTGTGGCCAGAACACTCCTAAAAAATCATGCACGCCTTCATACAGGAGAACGACCGTACAAATGCACCGTATGCGGAAAAGAATTTCACATTAAGGCTTACCTAATCAGACACATGCATATTCACCAAAGTGAGTACAAATATAAGTGCGAAGTGTGCGGGAAAGCCTTTCATGATGCTGCTAACTTCGCGAGACACAAACTCATTCATACAAATGAGAAGTTTAAATGCACCATATGCGAGAAAGATTATTTCACAAAGCATGAACTCAAGAGACACATGAATATACACGTGAATGGTTACGAGCATAAGTGTGATGTGTGCGGCAAAGGATTCATCTCCAACTCACTTTTGAGAGACCACGAAAATAGTCACACAGGTGAACGGCCTTACAAATGCACTGTATGTGGAAAAGactttaataataaaaaaagaatttctGTACACATGCAAACTCACGCAAGCGAGCGACCGTACAAATGCACCGTTTGTGGAAAAGATTTCGTCGTTATGCCTTACCTAACTAAACACATGCGCACTCACACGAATGATTATAGTTATGAGTGTTCTATGTGTGGCAAAGGATTCTTAACCAGATCACTCTTGAAAGACCATGAACACAGTCATACAGGCGAGCGACCATACAAATGTACCGTATGTGGAAAAGATTTCCATGGTAAACTAAATCTTACTCATCACATGCGCTATCACACGATTGAGCGACCTTACAAATGCGCCGTATGTGGAAAAGAATTTGTCCTCCAGTCTATCCTAACCAGACATATGTCTGCTCATGAAAATAACTACAAACATAAGTGTGATGTATGCGGCAAAGGATTCGCGAACAGATTACATTTGGAAGACCATGGAAACAGTCATACAGGAGAGCGACCGTACAAATGCACTGTATGTGGAAAAGATTTCGCGGATAGGTCTTACTTATCCAAACACAGGCTTATTCACGAAAGTGGTTACAGGTACAAGTGTGAATTGTGTGGTAAAGGCATGAGAGATAGCTCAGGCTTTGCGAAACACAAACGCCTTCATACGGACAAGAAGTATGAATGCACCATGTGCGGAAATGATTTTACCACTAAGAATTGCCTAAACGAGCACATGCTTAGCCACACGGCACAGATGAGTGCGTGA
- the LOC131426336 gene encoding zinc finger protein 728-like isoform X1, translating to MTSKMEFCLARDKMLKEEEPENSPVAFSPSSAPAIDSPIKLELQICDEEFSQKSDLRKEGLVRKRVQVYTCEICGEQFSLKKALMKHMIIHTEDKQFKCNVCGKGFQYYQQLKNHTNIHTGERPYNCTACEKKFTYKMLLVQHMHTHTSEHPYKCSVCGKGFPMKGYLTNHMSIHQSKNKHKCEVCGKCFDQRAPLLRHKRVHTNEKFKCSICEKDYSTKYYLSRHMKSHVDGYDYNCGVCGKGFITKSLLKAHEDRHPGDRPYKCTVCGKDFNYERKLSSHMQNHTSERSYKCTVCEKDFTIMAYLTKHMLIHTDDYKYKCDVCGKGFVARTLLKNHARLHTGERPYKCTVCGKEFHIKAYLIRHMHIHQSEYKYKCEVCGKAFHDAANFARHKLIHTNEKFKCTICEKDYFTKHELKRHMNIHVNGYEHKCDVCGKGFISNSLLRDHENSHTGERPYKCTVCGKDFNNKKRISVHMQTHASERPYKCTVCGKDFVVMPYLTKHMRTHTNDYSYECSMCGKGFLTRSLLKDHEHSHTGERPYKCTVCGKDFHGKLNLTHHMRYHTIERPYKCAVCGKEFVLQSILTRHMSAHENNYKHKCDVCGKGFANRLHLEDHGNSHTGERPYKCTVCGKDFADRSYLSKHRLIHESGYRYKCELCGKGMRDSSGFAKHKRLHTDKKYECTMCGNDFTTKNCLNEHMLSHTAQMSA from the coding sequence TAAAATGGAATTTTGCCTAGCACGAGATAAGATGCTAAAAGAGGAAGAACCAGAAAACAGTCCTGTAGCCTTTTCCCCATCGTCCGCTCCAGCAATCGATTCCCCAATAAAACTCGAATTGCAGATTTGCGATGAGGAATTCTCACAGAAAAGTGATCTTCGTAAAGAAGGGTTAGTACGTAAAAGGGTACAGGTTTATACTTGCGAAATTTGCGGTGAACAATTTTCTTTGAAGAAAGCCTTGATGAAGCATATGATCATTCATACTGAAGACAAACAATTTAAGTGTAATGTGTGTGGCAAAGGATTCCAGTATTACCAGCAATTAAAGAACCACACAAATATTCACACTGGAGAGCGACCGTACAATTGCACTGcatgcgaaaaaaaattcacgtaTAAAATGTTGCTTGTTCAACACATGCACACTCACACAAGCGAGCATCCGTACAAATGCAGTGTATGCGGAAAAGGATTTCCAATGAAGGGTTACTTAACTAATCACATGTCTATTCACCAAAGTAAGAACAAACATAAGTGCGAAGTGTGTGGCAAATGCTTTGATCAGCGTGCTCCACTCTTGAGGCACAAACGCGTTCATACAAACGAGAAGTTCAAATGCTCCATATGCGAGAAAGATTATTCTACTAAGTATTATCTCAGCAGACACATGAAAAGTCATGTGGATGGTTACGATTATAACTGTGGAGTGTGCGGCAAAGGGTTTATCACCAAATCACTTTTGAAAGCCCACGAAGATCGTCACCCAGGTGATCGGCCTTACAAATGTACTGTTTGCGGAAAGGACTTTAATTATGAAAGAAAACTTTCTTCACACATGCAAAATCACACAAGCGAGCGATCTTACAAATGCACCGTATGTGAAAAAGATTTCACCATTATGGCTTACCTAACTAAACACATGCTTATTCACACGGATGATTATAAATATAAGTGCGACGTATGTGGCAAAGGATTTGTGGCCAGAACACTCCTAAAAAATCATGCACGCCTTCATACAGGAGAACGACCGTACAAATGCACCGTATGCGGAAAAGAATTTCACATTAAGGCTTACCTAATCAGACACATGCATATTCACCAAAGTGAGTACAAATATAAGTGCGAAGTGTGCGGGAAAGCCTTTCATGATGCTGCTAACTTCGCGAGACACAAACTCATTCATACAAATGAGAAGTTTAAATGCACCATATGCGAGAAAGATTATTTCACAAAGCATGAACTCAAGAGACACATGAATATACACGTGAATGGTTACGAGCATAAGTGTGATGTGTGCGGCAAAGGATTCATCTCCAACTCACTTTTGAGAGACCACGAAAATAGTCACACAGGTGAACGGCCTTACAAATGCACTGTATGTGGAAAAGactttaataataaaaaaagaatttctGTACACATGCAAACTCACGCAAGCGAGCGACCGTACAAATGCACCGTTTGTGGAAAAGATTTCGTCGTTATGCCTTACCTAACTAAACACATGCGCACTCACACGAATGATTATAGTTATGAGTGTTCTATGTGTGGCAAAGGATTCTTAACCAGATCACTCTTGAAAGACCATGAACACAGTCATACAGGCGAGCGACCATACAAATGTACCGTATGTGGAAAAGATTTCCATGGTAAACTAAATCTTACTCATCACATGCGCTATCACACGATTGAGCGACCTTACAAATGCGCCGTATGTGGAAAAGAATTTGTCCTCCAGTCTATCCTAACCAGACATATGTCTGCTCATGAAAATAACTACAAACATAAGTGTGATGTATGCGGCAAAGGATTCGCGAACAGATTACATTTGGAAGACCATGGAAACAGTCATACAGGAGAGCGACCGTACAAATGCACTGTATGTGGAAAAGATTTCGCGGATAGGTCTTACTTATCCAAACACAGGCTTATTCACGAAAGTGGTTACAGGTACAAGTGTGAATTGTGTGGTAAAGGCATGAGAGATAGCTCAGGCTTTGCGAAACACAAACGCCTTCATACGGACAAGAAGTATGAATGCACCATGTGCGGAAATGATTTTACCACTAAGAATTGCCTAAACGAGCACATGCTTAGCCACACGGCACAGATGAGTGCGTGA